A single Antechinus flavipes isolate AdamAnt ecotype Samford, QLD, Australia chromosome 5, AdamAnt_v2, whole genome shotgun sequence DNA region contains:
- the MTERF2 gene encoding transcription termination factor 2, mitochondrial, translated as MVRGIGHGIPDMFRMLLMRSQPCPLFSYKKIEASKYEPFLKYFTSTTDKQQPKHENNATVGNLCRLSVDIRKIRRIKGWVLFKEETYVEEIANILQKIGTNETAIASILERCPEAILCSPAAVNAQIDLWQSVCRNKKELVALIEQFPESFFIVKDQENQKLNINFFQELGLKNVIISRFLTTAPNIFCNSVEKNKQTIKMLQESYLNLGGSQANMRVWLLKLLSQDPFILLNSSTPVKETLEFLQKQGFTDLEVLQLLSKLKGFLFQLSPTSVQESIFFTKNTFKCTDQDLKELILKCPALLYYTVPVLEERIQGLLKEGVSLSQIRDTPMVLELTPQIVQFRIRKLNALGYSIRNGNLENLNGTKKEFEFNFGKIQAKKERPIFNPVAPLNVEE; from the coding sequence ATGGTGAGAGGCATTGGCCACGGGATTCCAGACATGTTTAGGATGTTACTGATGAGATCCCAGCCATGCCCTCTGTTTTCTTATAAAAAGATCGAAGCATCCAAGTATGAACCTTTCTTAAAGTACTTCACCTCTACAACTGACAAACAACAGCCCAAACATGAGAATAATGCGACCGTGGGAAACCTCTGCAGGTTATCAGTTGACATCAGGAAAATCCGAAGAATAAAGGGATGGGTGCTTTTCAAGGAGGAAACTTATGTAGAAGAAATTGCCAACATCTTACAGAAAATCGGCACTAATGAAACGGCAATAGCCAGCATCTTGGAACGCTGTCCAGAGGCTATCCTTTGTAGTCCAGCAGCAGTCAATGCTCAGATAGACCTGTGGCAGTCTGTCTGCCGAAATAAAAAAGAGTTAGTGGCATTAATAGAACAATTTCCAGAATCTTTCTTTATCGTTAAAGACCAGGAGAATCAGAagcttaatattaatttttttcaagaattgGGACTCAAGAATGTGATCATTAGTAGGTTCTTGACAACCGCACCCaatattttttgtaattctgTAGAGAAGAATAAACAAACGATCAAAATGCTACAGGAAAGTTACTTGAATTTAGGGGGCTCCCAAGCCAACATGAGAGTTTGGCTGCTAAAATTGTTGAGTCAAGACCCGTTTATTCTATTAAATTCTTCTACTCCCGTAAAGGAAACACTGGAATTTCTCCAGAAGCAAGGATTCACAGACTTGGAAGTTCTCCAACTTCTGTCCAAACTCAAAGGATTTCTTTTTCAGCTTTCCCCTACTAGTGTACAAGAAAGCATCTTTTTCACTAAAAACACTTTTAAGTGCACAGATCAGGACCTGAAGGAACTGATTTTAAAATGCCCTGCCCTTTTGTACTATACTGTCCCAGTTCTAGAAGAGCGAATTCAGGGTCTCTTGAAAGAAGGGGTTTCTTTATCTCAAATAAGAGACACACCAATGGTACTTGAGTTAACACCACAAATTGTACAGTTCAGAATTAGAAAACTAAATGCTTTGGGATATAGCATAAGGAATGGAAATCTAGAAAATCTAAATGGAACCAAAAAAGAGTTTGAGTTCAACTTTggtaaaatacaagcaaagaaagaaagaccaaTATTTAATCCCGTAGCACCCTTAAATGTTGAAGAGTAA